DNA sequence from the Runella rosea genome:
AAATTGGGCGGGGAAGCTATTCACAATACGAACGCGGCCGTTCAATGCCACCGATGGAGGTTCTTCTGCGTTTGGCCGATATTTTTAAGGTAAGTCTGGAGACGTTGGTAAGAAAGAATTTGGCAACCATGAATGCCAGCCAACTGGATGAAATCTTTAACGCTCACCTTAAAAATGCCAAGGGTCTTAACTTACGCATCCTGCCCATATCAGTGGGCAACGACAACCTTGATAACGTAGAATTGGTGCCCAAAAAAGCCAAAGCAGGATATATTGGCGGAGGGCACGAAGACGCCGATTTTATTTCCGAGCTGGTACAGTTTCGGTTACCAATGCTCCCCACAAATCAGAAGTTTCGTATGTTTCAGATAGAAGGCGACTCTATGTATCCTATTCCTGATGGCTCGTATGTACTTGGTTCTCACGTTCATAACTGGTTTAGTGTCCGCGAAAACAATGCTTATATTATCATCACCAAAGAAGATATTGTTTTCAAAATAGTAACGTCTAAACCCTCCGCCCAAACCGCCGATCCGTCCCTGACACTCACCTCCTTAAATAAGCTTTATGCTCCCTATGATTTAAAATTGGAAGAGGTCTTGGAGATATGGGAATTTAGCCTTTTTATGAGTTCTGACCTTCCAGAGCCCGAACAGGAGGCTCCAATTGGGGAAATACTGAATGAAATTCGTGGACTAAAAAGAGAGTTTATTGCCCTGAAGTTGGGGTTGAACGACAAAAAATAATTCATTAGCACTCAGGGGGAGTAGTCGAGGCTACTCCCCGTGCAACAAAACGGTATGTTTTTTTACAAACCTTTATCAGTGCTTCAAAGAGCGCTTTTTAATCATCCCACCTTTGGTATCCTTTACACTGCTCATGACAACGAAAGAATTGGGATCAATGGTTTGAATCTCGGTGTTCAATTTATTAAGCTCCAAACGGGTAATCACCGTGTAAATAATATCAAATTCACCCGTTTCTCCGCTTTTTCCGTAGCCGCGTTTTCCTTTATAGACCGTTACGCCTCTGCCCATTTCATTGATAATCATTTGGCGAATTTCTTCGTTATGAACCGAAATAATGGTAACGCCCGTGTATTCATCAATACCCTCAATGACAAAATCTAGCGTTTTGGAAGCGGCCAAATACGTAATCATTGAATAAAGGGCCGTTTCGATGGAAAGAAAGTAGGCAGCTGCTGAAAAAATGACAATGTTAATCATGATGATAACATCACCGATTGTGGTGCCAAATTTACGGCTTAGAAAAATAGCCAAGACTTCTGTCCCATCAATCACTGCTCCACCCCTCACGGATAAACCGATTCCTGCTCCCAGAAAAAACCCGCCAAAAACCGCCACTAACAAGTTATCGTTGGTTATTTCGGGAAAATGTACGGTCGCTACGCAAACCGCTAAACCCGCAATGGCGAGGGCCGTTTTGACCGCAAATTGTTTGCCGATGACGATATAACCGAGGAAGACAAACGGTAAATTTATCAGTACTAATAAAACAGCGAGAGGTATACCCGTCAGCTTTGTAATAAGGAGTGATATTCCGGTGGCACCTCCATCGATGAAACTATTGGGAATTAAAAAACTTTCCAACCCAAAGGCTGCCGACGCAATACCGAGGCAAACCAAGATAAAGTCTTTGAAATATCGGACAACATTAATCTTGAGTTCGCGGAAGCCTTTGGCCAGAACAAAATCTGAATACTTCTGTTGGCCAACCAGTGATTTCTTATTTCTAAGAAT
Encoded proteins:
- a CDS encoding XRE family transcriptional regulator produces the protein MYVSSNLVFLRNKEHKSQNDIADAVQIGRGSYSQYERGRSMPPMEVLLRLADIFKVSLETLVRKNLATMNASQLDEIFNAHLKNAKGLNLRILPISVGNDNLDNVELVPKKAKAGYIGGGHEDADFISELVQFRLPMLPTNQKFRMFQIEGDSMYPIPDGSYVLGSHVHNWFSVRENNAYIIITKEDIVFKIVTSKPSAQTADPSLTLTSLNKLYAPYDLKLEEVLEIWEFSLFMSSDLPEPEQEAPIGEILNEIRGLKREFIALKLGLNDKK
- a CDS encoding YitT family protein produces the protein MNSFLTKIITQTILRNKKSLVGQQKYSDFVLAKGFRELKINVVRYFKDFILVCLGIASAAFGLESFLIPNSFIDGGATGISLLITKLTGIPLAVLLVLINLPFVFLGYIVIGKQFAVKTALAIAGLAVCVATVHFPEITNDNLLVAVFGGFFLGAGIGLSVRGGAVIDGTEVLAIFLSRKFGTTIGDVIIMINIVIFSAAAYFLSIETALYSMITYLAASKTLDFVIEGIDEYTGVTIISVHNEEIRQMIINEMGRGVTVYKGKRGYGKSGETGEFDIIYTVITRLELNKLNTEIQTIDPNSFVVMSSVKDTKGGMIKKRSLKH